ATATCTTGAAATATAATTCGACAAGGGGCTTGATGCAAATAGCAGAAAAGAGGTAACGAGTAAGAACAATGGCATCGAACGAAGATCGCTTATTTTGCTAATTTTTAATGGTTTTCCATAACGTGAGATAACCAAATTCATCATCTTCGCTGCTAGCCAAAGTCCAACAAATGATAGCAGTATATAACAAGCTATCCCAATATAAATATGCTTTTCTACATAATGCCCCATCTCATGTGCCATGATGAAAAGAATTTCTTTATCGGTTAGTCGATTTAGAGTTGTATCCCATAATACAATTCGTGAATTACTCCCTATCCCTGTAACATAAGCATTCATAGCATTTGTCTTTTCTGCCATATTCACTTCATAGACATGGTCAGAAGGAATATTGGCTTGATCTGCTAATGCTAGAATTTTGGCTTCTAATTCTTTATTTTGTAATGGATAGAAGTCATTATATAAAGGGTCAATCAACACCGGTTGCACAAACATGACGAAAATTGAAAATGGTATCGATAACAGCCAAGCATATAGCCACCATCTCTTAGTACTTTTTTTAATCAGCCAATAGACAACTGACATTACTAAAATAGAAGTGACAAGATTAACGCCAAAATCAATTATGCCATCCTTCATCCAAGAAGGAAAAGTTTGTGTGCTAATCCCATAGTCTTTACTTAAATGATATTTATAATAATCTAATGGCCATAATACAAGATACATGAGAAGTGATAGCCAAAACACATAAATAATGGTTTGAAAAAGCGTTGATTTTGCACGCGATACAGACCATTTTTCAAACAATTTTGAAAGCCCAGCAAGTAAAATAAATAAATAGATTAGCCATTCGAGCGGTGTTGATACAAAAAAGAGGTAGTTCCTAATTTTTGAATATTCCCCACTCAATAATAATTCGTGATGAGACATAAAAACTGCTGGATCAGCAACAGTTCCCTTTAATGCTGCTGGTATTTCACCACTGCCACTTTGAAAAATATAAAAA
This window of the Rummeliibacillus pycnus genome carries:
- a CDS encoding M48 family metallopeptidase; protein product: MAKKIGIIALLLFGVYAVGMYFYIFQSGSGEIPAALKGTVADPAVFMSHHELLLSGEYSKIRNYLFFVSTPLEWLIYLFILLAGLSKLFEKWSVSRAKSTLFQTIIYVFWLSLLMYLVLWPLDYYKYHLSKDYGISTQTFPSWMKDGIIDFGVNLVTSILVMSVVYWLIKKSTKRWWLYAWLLSIPFSIFVMFVQPVLIDPLYNDFYPLQNKELEAKILALADQANIPSDHVYEVNMAEKTNAMNAYVTGIGSNSRIVLWDTTLNRLTDKEILFIMAHEMGHYVEKHIYIGIACYILLSFVGLWLAAKMMNLVISRYGKPLKISKISDLRSMPLFLLVTSFLLFASSPLSNYISRYQESRADQYAIELTGDHKAAVTSFQKLTKAGLSEVNPPLLVKWFRYTHPPMLERIYKVFDKSENLEPEKKEERKIK